From a region of the Rhodococcus sp. 4CII genome:
- a CDS encoding helix-turn-helix domain-containing protein, with amino-acid sequence MMEYMNTGDTEPATPEIVMDRMPLAPRPCAIAATMELIGDRWSMLVIRELSYGVHRFDRIAGYIGVSRDILTARLRKLEEVGVIERRQYSEHPPRFEYHLTPAGEDLRPLLLSLFQWGSKWAVDEAPSVLVHECGHSLALEQRCAHCGEAVEHTAVAVHSRAPLRKP; translated from the coding sequence ATGATGGAGTACATGAACACCGGCGACACCGAGCCAGCGACACCCGAGATCGTGATGGACCGCATGCCACTGGCACCGAGACCCTGCGCCATCGCCGCCACGATGGAACTCATCGGCGACCGTTGGTCCATGCTGGTCATCCGCGAACTGAGTTACGGGGTGCACCGGTTCGACCGGATCGCCGGGTACATCGGCGTCTCCCGCGACATCCTCACCGCGCGTCTGCGCAAACTCGAGGAGGTCGGCGTCATCGAGCGCAGGCAGTACTCCGAGCACCCTCCCCGCTTCGAATACCACCTGACCCCGGCGGGCGAGGACTTGCGGCCACTGCTCCTCTCGCTGTTCCAATGGGGCAGCAAGTGGGCGGTCGACGAGGCCCCGTCCGTCCTCGTCCACGAGTGCGGACACTCACTGGCACTGGAGCAGCGGTGCGCGCATTGCGGCGAGGCCGTCGAGCACACCGCGGTCGCAGTGCATTCCCGCGCACCCCTGCGCAAGCCCTGA
- a CDS encoding ferredoxin reductase, with the protein MSVAHTSRPAEGRRFSLLSLFEAMATPHQLDRYLELVTPMVTVRDLRAEVVQVRRSTADTVTLTLRPTRQWRGFRAGQFVQVGVVIDGVRHTRCYSPANAQASTDGHVELTVKAHPGGLVSQYLHAHASPGLVLDLSQAAGEFTLPSPRPRRLLLVSGGSGITPVLSMLRTLVDEQHVGSITFLHYAYTEKDVAYLDELRELAEAHTNVSLVLAYTDQDAGGHLHGFFGQEHLDAVAPWYADAETYLCGPPGLMRGVREVYRDLGIEDRLHTEEFAPAAAPVDGEAGGEVTFAASGVTADNSGATLLEQAEAAGLHPEYGCRMGICFSCTTTKKSGCTKNVRTGDTDADPDKAIQLCVSVPVGDVALDI; encoded by the coding sequence GTGTCAGTTGCCCACACCAGTCGTCCGGCGGAGGGACGCAGGTTCTCGCTGCTGTCGTTGTTCGAGGCGATGGCCACTCCGCACCAGCTCGACCGCTACCTCGAACTCGTCACGCCCATGGTCACCGTGCGCGATCTCCGCGCCGAGGTGGTCCAGGTCCGGCGGTCCACCGCCGACACCGTCACCCTCACGCTGCGCCCCACGCGCCAGTGGCGCGGATTCCGTGCAGGACAGTTCGTGCAGGTGGGGGTCGTGATCGACGGGGTGCGGCACACCCGCTGCTACTCGCCCGCCAATGCACAGGCGTCCACCGACGGACACGTCGAACTGACGGTCAAGGCGCATCCCGGGGGGCTGGTCTCGCAGTACCTGCACGCCCACGCGAGCCCCGGCCTCGTGCTCGACCTGTCTCAGGCGGCGGGCGAATTCACCCTGCCGTCCCCTCGTCCGCGTCGCCTCCTGCTGGTCAGTGGAGGCAGCGGAATCACGCCGGTTCTGTCGATGCTGCGCACGCTCGTCGACGAGCAGCACGTCGGCAGCATCACTTTTCTGCACTACGCGTACACCGAGAAGGACGTCGCCTACCTCGACGAGTTGCGTGAACTCGCCGAGGCGCACACCAACGTCTCACTCGTGCTGGCGTACACCGATCAGGACGCCGGCGGGCATCTCCACGGATTCTTCGGTCAGGAGCATCTCGACGCCGTCGCGCCCTGGTACGCCGACGCCGAGACCTACCTCTGCGGCCCGCCCGGACTGATGCGCGGTGTCCGCGAGGTGTACCGCGATCTCGGCATCGAGGACCGGCTGCACACCGAGGAGTTCGCGCCCGCGGCAGCCCCGGTGGACGGCGAGGCCGGCGGCGAGGTGACGTTCGCGGCCAGCGGTGTCACCGCCGACAATTCGGGGGCGACGCTGCTCGAACAGGCGGAGGCCGCCGGGCTCCATCCCGAATACGGGTGCCGGATGGGGATCTGCTTCTCCTGCACCACGACGAAGAAATCGGGATGCACCAAGAACGTCCGCACCGGCGACACCGACGCCGATCCGGACAAGGCGATTCAGCTGTGCGTCTCGGTTCCGGTGGGCGACGTCGCCCTCGACATCTGA
- a CDS encoding PaaI family thioesterase, whose amino-acid sequence MDVFGGDVSTVEGVADAEWGEVRSKIVEWHDPAGPARRARELDGLTYLRAILDERVPAPPIASLMNLRFLEAEPGRVVFALDPDESQYNPIGAIHGGAVCTLLDSVAGCAVHSTLPAGWGYTSVEIKVNYIRGATRDSGALTATGVVKKSGRRIAFAEGEVTDSQGRLVATATSTLLVFEIPPEA is encoded by the coding sequence GTGGACGTGTTCGGCGGTGACGTGTCGACGGTCGAGGGCGTGGCAGACGCGGAGTGGGGAGAGGTGCGGTCGAAGATCGTCGAGTGGCACGACCCGGCCGGGCCGGCACGCAGGGCCCGGGAACTCGACGGTCTCACCTACCTGCGGGCGATCCTCGACGAACGCGTTCCCGCGCCGCCCATCGCCAGCCTCATGAACCTGCGATTCCTGGAGGCCGAACCCGGAAGGGTGGTATTCGCGCTCGATCCCGACGAGTCGCAGTACAACCCCATCGGCGCGATCCACGGCGGTGCCGTCTGCACGCTGCTCGATTCGGTGGCCGGATGTGCGGTGCACTCGACGCTGCCGGCGGGGTGGGGGTACACCTCGGTCGAGATCAAGGTCAACTACATCCGCGGAGCGACCCGCGATTCGGGTGCGTTGACGGCCACCGGCGTCGTGAAGAAGTCGGGTCGCCGCATCGCGTTCGCGGAAGGGGAGGTCACCGATTCGCAGGGCCGCCTCGTCGCCACCGCCACCAGCACACTGCTGGTGTTCGAGATTCCGCCGGAGGCCTGA
- a CDS encoding SDR family oxidoreductase, translating into MTTIQDRTVLVTGANRGLGRAFVAEALARGARTVYASARDVSTIDGHPRVVPVHLDVTNPESVYAAAEIVGDLGVLINNAGIFIGESPLTGDLDGMRRELETNLYGPLNVTRTLAPVIASNGGGAILNVHSVLSWLAVGGSYSVSKAALWSATNAMRAELAAQNIQVVGLHLGYMDTDMTSGLDVEKISAAEVARLAFDGIESGADEVLADDTTRAVKAALSGDLDVLYPQSAERGAA; encoded by the coding sequence ATGACCACGATTCAAGATCGAACGGTGCTGGTCACCGGGGCCAATCGCGGGCTCGGACGTGCCTTCGTCGCCGAGGCGCTGGCGCGAGGAGCGCGAACGGTCTACGCGTCGGCACGGGACGTCTCGACGATCGACGGGCACCCGCGGGTGGTACCCGTGCACCTGGACGTCACCAACCCCGAATCGGTGTACGCCGCGGCGGAGATCGTCGGCGATCTCGGTGTGCTGATCAACAACGCCGGCATCTTCATCGGCGAGTCCCCGTTGACGGGTGATCTCGACGGGATGCGCCGTGAACTCGAAACCAACCTCTACGGACCTCTCAACGTGACCCGCACGCTAGCGCCGGTCATCGCGTCCAACGGGGGTGGCGCGATTCTCAACGTGCATTCCGTGCTGTCGTGGTTGGCCGTCGGCGGCTCCTACAGCGTCTCGAAGGCCGCCCTCTGGAGTGCCACCAACGCCATGCGCGCCGAACTGGCGGCACAGAACATCCAGGTGGTCGGGCTGCATCTCGGGTACATGGACACCGACATGACGAGCGGACTCGACGTCGAGAAGATCTCGGCGGCCGAGGTCGCGCGACTGGCGTTCGACGGCATCGAGTCGGGTGCGGACGAGGTCCTCGCCGACGACACCACCCGTGCGGTCAAGGCGGCACTCTCGGGCGACCTCGACGTTCTCTATCCGCAGTCGGCGGAGCGGGGGGCCGCGTAG
- a CDS encoding acyl-CoA desaturase has product MFGLSLSFLPFVDGSDGSRTDAPVVLSHDQVEEIGRELDALRDRTVADLGAEDREYIYKIIKAQRGFEVAGRGLMYLGFFPPAWIAGVGALGVSKILDNMEIGHNVMHGQYDWMREPGLNSRVFEWDTVCPADQWKHSHNYMHHTYTNILGRDRDIGYGILRIDEAQKWNPYYLGNPVYAFLLMMLFEWGVMMHDLEAENVIQGKRKWHDVKPLLKGWWRKAGRQVLKDYAIFPALTGPLFVSTLLGNVAANLIRNVWAYSIIFCGHFPTGVQSFTEDETAEETRGEWYVRQMLGSANIEGSPLFHIMSGNLSHQIEHHLFPDLPAHRYPEMAPVVKALCEKHGLPYNTGGFFKQIGSVWGKIFRFALPPGLVSSDTPPGVIVERQKTAA; this is encoded by the coding sequence ATGTTTGGACTCTCACTCTCGTTCCTCCCGTTCGTCGACGGCTCCGACGGCTCCCGCACCGACGCCCCAGTGGTGCTCAGCCACGACCAGGTCGAAGAGATCGGCAGGGAACTGGACGCCCTCCGCGACCGGACGGTCGCGGATCTCGGCGCCGAGGACCGCGAATACATCTACAAGATCATCAAGGCGCAGAGGGGATTCGAGGTCGCCGGCCGCGGTTTGATGTACCTCGGGTTCTTCCCGCCGGCCTGGATCGCCGGCGTCGGCGCCCTCGGTGTGTCGAAAATCCTCGACAACATGGAGATCGGCCACAACGTCATGCACGGCCAGTACGACTGGATGCGGGAACCGGGCCTGAACTCCCGGGTGTTCGAATGGGACACCGTCTGCCCGGCCGATCAGTGGAAGCACTCCCACAATTACATGCACCACACGTACACCAACATCCTGGGCCGGGACCGGGACATCGGCTACGGCATCCTGCGGATCGACGAGGCGCAGAAGTGGAACCCCTATTACCTGGGGAACCCGGTCTACGCATTTTTACTGATGATGCTGTTCGAGTGGGGCGTCATGATGCACGACCTGGAGGCGGAGAACGTGATCCAGGGCAAGCGGAAGTGGCACGACGTCAAACCGCTGCTGAAAGGCTGGTGGCGCAAGGCCGGCAGGCAGGTGCTCAAGGACTACGCGATTTTCCCGGCACTCACCGGGCCGCTGTTCGTGTCCACGCTGCTCGGCAACGTGGCCGCCAACCTGATCCGCAACGTGTGGGCGTACTCCATCATATTCTGTGGCCATTTCCCGACCGGCGTGCAGAGTTTCACCGAGGACGAGACCGCGGAGGAGACCCGCGGCGAGTGGTACGTCCGGCAGATGCTCGGCAGCGCGAACATCGAGGGCAGCCCGCTGTTCCACATCATGTCGGGCAACCTGTCGCACCAGATCGAGCACCACCTCTTCCCGGACCTGCCCGCCCATCGGTACCCGGAGATGGCACCCGTCGTGAAGGCGCTGTGTGAAAAGCACGGCCTGCCCTACAACACGGGTGGTTTCTTCAAGCAGATCGGCTCCGTGTGGGGGAAGATCTTCAGGTTCGCACTGCCGCCCGGTCTCGTCTCGTCCGACACCCCTCCCGGTGTTATCGTCGAGCGGCAGAAGACTGCAGCCTGA
- a CDS encoding alpha/beta fold hydrolase — protein MGTITTQDGTEIFYKDWGTGQPIVFSHGWPLSADDWDTQMLFFLQHGYRVIAHDRRGHGRSTQTGDGHDMDHYADDLAALTSHLDLQDAIHVGHSTGGGEVVHYLARHGESRVSKAALISAVPPLMVKTEANPGGLPKAVFDDLQAQLAANRSVFYRDLPSGPFYGFNRPGVESSEAIIENWWRQGMMGGAKAHYDGIVAFSQTDFTEDLKKITVPVLVMHSEDDQIVPYADAGPLSAKLLANGTLKTYKDFPHGMPTTQAETINADLLEFLKG, from the coding sequence ATGGGCACGATCACCACGCAGGACGGCACCGAGATCTTCTACAAGGACTGGGGAACCGGTCAACCCATCGTGTTCAGTCACGGGTGGCCGCTGTCGGCAGACGACTGGGACACCCAGATGCTGTTCTTCCTCCAGCACGGCTACCGCGTCATCGCCCACGACCGGCGCGGGCACGGACGCTCCACCCAGACCGGCGACGGCCACGACATGGACCACTACGCCGACGACCTCGCGGCGCTGACCTCGCACCTCGACCTGCAGGACGCCATCCACGTCGGCCACTCGACCGGTGGCGGCGAGGTCGTGCACTACCTCGCGCGGCACGGCGAGAGCAGGGTATCGAAGGCCGCTCTGATCAGTGCGGTGCCCCCGCTGATGGTGAAGACGGAGGCGAACCCGGGCGGCCTCCCGAAGGCCGTGTTCGACGATCTCCAGGCGCAACTCGCGGCCAACCGTTCCGTCTTCTATCGCGACCTGCCGTCGGGGCCCTTCTACGGCTTCAACCGGCCGGGCGTGGAATCGTCGGAGGCCATCATCGAGAACTGGTGGCGCCAGGGAATGATGGGCGGGGCCAAGGCGCACTACGACGGAATCGTCGCCTTCTCGCAGACCGACTTCACCGAGGACCTGAAGAAGATCACCGTGCCGGTGCTCGTGATGCACAGCGAAGACGATCAGATCGTCCCCTACGCCGACGCGGGCCCCCTGTCCGCGAAGCTTCTCGCGAACGGGACGCTGAAGACGTACAAGGACTTCCCGCACGGCATGCCCACCACTCAGGCGGAGACGATCAACGCCGACCTGCTGGAGTTCTTGAAGGGCTGA
- the gdhA gene encoding NADP-specific glutamate dehydrogenase, whose protein sequence is MSTRDQVAEIYEQVRLRNAGEPEFHQAAAEVFESLQVVLDHHPHYADSGLIERLCEPERQIIFRVPWVDDAGNVRVNRGFRVQYNSVLGPYKGGLRFHPSVNLGIVKFLGFEQIFKNALTGLPIGGGKGGSDFDPKGRSEAEIMRFCQSFMTELHRHIGEYTDVPAGDIGVGGREIGYLFGQYKRLTNSYESGVLTGKGLTWGGSQVRREATGYGVAYFVAEMLKAANSSLDGKTVVVSGSGNVAIYAIEKVHQLGGIAIACSDSSGYIVDEKGIDLELLKEIKEVRRGRITEYADAVPHARFVPDGSIWDVPCDVALPCATQNELDDAAAKTLVANGVQAVAEGANMPTTPQGVQVFRDAAVAFAPGKAANAGGVATSALEMQQNASRDSWGFGYTDERLAAIMRGIHERTVATASEYGMPGDYVHGANIAGFVKVADAMISLGVI, encoded by the coding sequence GTGTCAACGCGCGACCAGGTAGCAGAGATCTACGAGCAGGTCCGCCTGCGGAACGCCGGAGAACCCGAGTTCCACCAGGCGGCCGCCGAGGTCTTCGAGTCGCTCCAGGTCGTGCTCGACCACCACCCCCACTACGCCGACTCCGGATTGATCGAGCGACTGTGCGAGCCCGAGCGCCAGATCATCTTCCGGGTGCCGTGGGTCGACGACGCCGGCAACGTGCGCGTCAACCGCGGCTTCCGCGTGCAGTACAACAGCGTGCTCGGCCCCTACAAGGGCGGCCTGCGGTTTCACCCCAGCGTGAATCTGGGAATCGTGAAGTTCCTCGGCTTCGAGCAGATCTTCAAGAACGCCCTCACCGGACTCCCGATCGGCGGCGGCAAGGGCGGCTCCGACTTCGACCCGAAGGGCCGTTCGGAGGCCGAGATCATGCGGTTCTGCCAGTCGTTCATGACCGAATTGCACCGCCACATCGGCGAGTACACCGACGTCCCGGCCGGCGACATCGGCGTCGGCGGCCGCGAGATCGGCTACCTGTTCGGTCAATACAAGCGTCTCACCAACTCCTACGAGTCCGGTGTCCTCACCGGCAAAGGCCTCACCTGGGGTGGATCGCAGGTGCGTCGCGAGGCCACCGGGTACGGCGTCGCCTACTTCGTCGCGGAAATGCTGAAGGCCGCGAACAGTTCGCTCGACGGCAAGACCGTCGTCGTCTCCGGGTCGGGCAACGTCGCGATCTACGCGATCGAGAAGGTGCACCAACTCGGCGGAATCGCGATCGCGTGCTCCGATTCGTCGGGATACATCGTCGACGAGAAAGGCATCGACCTCGAACTCCTGAAGGAGATCAAGGAGGTGCGCCGCGGACGGATCACCGAGTACGCCGACGCGGTGCCGCACGCCCGGTTCGTCCCGGACGGATCCATCTGGGATGTGCCGTGCGACGTGGCACTCCCCTGCGCCACCCAGAACGAACTCGACGACGCCGCCGCCAAGACCCTGGTCGCGAACGGGGTGCAGGCGGTGGCCGAGGGCGCGAACATGCCCACCACCCCGCAGGGGGTCCAGGTATTCCGCGATGCCGCCGTGGCCTTCGCACCGGGCAAGGCGGCCAACGCCGGTGGAGTGGCCACGTCGGCACTCGAGATGCAGCAGAACGCATCCCGCGACTCGTGGGGATTCGGCTACACCGACGAACGCCTGGCCGCGATCATGCGTGGCATCCACGAACGCACCGTGGCCACGGCCTCCGAATACGGCATGCCCGGCGACTACGTGCACGGCGCGAACATCGCCGGTTTCGTGAAGGTCGCCGACGCCATGATCTCGCTCGGCGTCATCTGA
- a CDS encoding DUF4345 family protein, whose product MAEFLIIVVALFFAGMGVYGLAAPGLLVAPFRLTADSATARAEVRAVYGGFGVATAGLLFFAAFDAYGIRSVAAVTVAVALLGMAFGRIVSAVADRPPRFYPVWFYFVVEVVLAALLLAAVAVGS is encoded by the coding sequence ATGGCGGAGTTTCTGATCATCGTCGTGGCACTGTTCTTCGCCGGCATGGGCGTATACGGTCTCGCCGCGCCCGGCCTGCTGGTCGCCCCGTTCCGACTCACTGCGGATTCGGCGACGGCCCGCGCCGAGGTGCGCGCCGTTTACGGCGGGTTCGGTGTCGCGACGGCGGGGCTGCTCTTCTTCGCCGCATTCGATGCCTATGGCATCCGGTCCGTCGCGGCGGTGACGGTGGCCGTCGCCCTGCTGGGAATGGCCTTCGGCAGGATCGTGTCGGCCGTCGCCGACCGGCCGCCGCGCTTCTACCCCGTGTGGTTCTACTTCGTGGTCGAGGTCGTTCTGGCGGCACTGCTGCTCGCCGCCGTGGCCGTCGGCTCCTGA
- a CDS encoding single-stranded DNA-binding protein, translating into MYETHGTVVGTVITSPVTRSNAAGDEFLSFRMASTVRRRDHTTGEWRDGSTLYLTVTCRRRLMAGVAGAIAKGDPVLVTGDLRTTEYTTRDGVARSDLELSATAIGPDLARCTVVLERTPRGVGVGADEGTASPVTDEVATRSLVA; encoded by the coding sequence ATGTACGAAACACACGGCACCGTGGTCGGAACGGTGATCACCAGCCCGGTCACCCGGTCGAACGCCGCCGGTGACGAGTTCCTCAGCTTCCGGATGGCGAGCACCGTCCGGCGCCGCGACCACACGACGGGGGAGTGGCGCGACGGGAGCACGCTCTACCTGACGGTGACCTGCCGGCGCAGGCTCATGGCCGGCGTCGCCGGGGCGATCGCGAAGGGGGATCCCGTCCTCGTGACCGGCGACCTGCGCACCACCGAATACACCACGCGGGACGGCGTCGCCCGCTCCGACCTGGAGTTGAGCGCGACCGCGATCGGACCGGATCTGGCCCGCTGCACGGTTGTCCTCGAGCGCACACCGAGAGGCGTGGGCGTCGGCGCGGACGAAGGCACGGCGTCGCCGGTGACGGACGAGGTCGCCACCCGGTCCCTCGTCGCGTAG
- a CDS encoding cytochrome c oxidase assembly protein — translation MATPQLAASDPASKPPNRADSTALFVVGGVLAGLVAAIVVGLSAAQALVLLGIPDPGPITTYGLPAMRAVSEVAAVVTIGSLLLAAFLVPPQKSGVLDVDGYRAVRTASYAAIVWAATALLLVPLTLSDTSGQPFAEAVKPANIFNSIDQVELAGAWRWTAIIAIVLAIAARLVLRWWWTPILLVVGILGLMPLALTGHSSSGGSHDMATNSLILHLVAASLWAGGLFALLAHARRRGAYTDVAARRFSTIATTCFAVMAVSGVVNALVRVPIDDLLDTTYGRLVVAKTVALVILGVFGWAQRRRALPALRKDATSRGNLIRFAGAEAMVFAATIGLAVGLGRTPPPAPTAAPTLTEVELGYNLAGPPTFARLMLDWRFDLLYGTAAIGLAVVYALGLRKLRRRGDGWPVGRTVAWMCGCVVLLIATSSGVGRYSPAVFSVHMGAHMALSMLAPVLLVLGAPITLALRALDPAGRNGVPGLREWILTALHSPFSRFITHPVVAAVLFVGGFYALYLGGIFAATVDSHSAHVLMNLHFLLSGYLFYWVAIGIDPSPRKLQPVTKLAMVFGSLPFHAFFGVALMSMGAVMGEWYYRSLGLGWNADLVGDQQLGGSIAWATGEIPLVLVMMALLIQWSRSDGRTARRVDRAADRDDDADLAAHNAMFAELARRDREAGR, via the coding sequence ATGGCTACACCCCAGCTCGCGGCGTCCGACCCGGCTTCGAAACCCCCGAATCGTGCCGATTCGACCGCCCTGTTCGTCGTCGGCGGCGTCCTCGCCGGTCTGGTTGCGGCAATCGTCGTCGGACTTTCCGCTGCTCAGGCGCTCGTGCTGCTGGGAATTCCGGATCCGGGTCCGATCACCACGTACGGACTGCCCGCCATGCGGGCCGTCTCCGAGGTCGCTGCCGTCGTCACCATCGGATCGTTGCTGCTCGCGGCGTTCCTCGTGCCGCCGCAGAAGTCCGGGGTTCTGGACGTGGACGGCTACCGCGCGGTGCGGACGGCGTCGTACGCCGCCATCGTGTGGGCCGCGACGGCCCTTCTCCTGGTCCCGCTGACGCTGTCGGACACGTCGGGGCAGCCCTTCGCCGAGGCGGTCAAGCCGGCCAACATCTTCAACTCGATCGATCAGGTCGAACTGGCCGGGGCCTGGCGCTGGACCGCGATCATCGCCATCGTCCTCGCGATCGCCGCCCGTCTGGTGCTGCGGTGGTGGTGGACGCCGATCCTCCTGGTCGTCGGCATCCTCGGTCTGATGCCGCTCGCATTGACCGGCCATTCGTCGTCGGGTGGTTCACACGACATGGCGACGAACAGCCTGATCCTGCACCTCGTCGCGGCCTCGCTGTGGGCCGGCGGACTGTTCGCACTCCTCGCCCATGCGCGGCGCCGGGGCGCCTACACCGATGTCGCGGCGCGGAGGTTCTCCACGATCGCGACCACCTGCTTCGCGGTCATGGCTGTCAGCGGTGTGGTGAACGCACTCGTCCGTGTCCCGATCGACGACCTCCTCGACACGACGTACGGGCGGCTGGTGGTCGCGAAGACCGTGGCCCTGGTGATCCTGGGCGTCTTCGGCTGGGCGCAGCGTCGACGGGCGCTGCCCGCGCTGCGGAAGGACGCGACGAGCCGCGGCAACCTGATCCGATTCGCCGGCGCAGAGGCCATGGTCTTCGCCGCGACGATCGGCCTCGCCGTCGGGCTCGGCCGCACGCCGCCGCCCGCTCCGACCGCCGCACCCACCCTCACGGAGGTGGAACTCGGCTACAACCTCGCGGGACCGCCGACGTTCGCCCGGCTGATGCTGGACTGGCGTTTCGACCTCCTCTACGGCACCGCCGCGATCGGGCTCGCCGTCGTGTACGCGCTCGGGCTGCGTAAACTCCGACGCCGCGGTGACGGCTGGCCGGTCGGCCGGACCGTCGCTTGGATGTGCGGATGCGTGGTGCTGCTGATCGCGACGTCCTCGGGTGTCGGCCGCTACTCGCCGGCCGTGTTCAGCGTGCACATGGGCGCTCACATGGCGCTGTCCATGCTGGCCCCGGTTCTTCTGGTGCTGGGTGCCCCGATCACACTCGCCCTGCGCGCCCTCGACCCCGCGGGCAGAAACGGCGTGCCGGGATTGCGGGAATGGATCCTGACCGCGTTGCACAGCCCGTTCTCCCGGTTCATCACCCACCCGGTGGTCGCGGCGGTGCTGTTCGTGGGCGGCTTCTACGCCCTGTATCTCGGGGGGATCTTCGCGGCGACGGTCGACTCCCACTCCGCGCACGTCCTGATGAATCTGCATTTCCTGCTCAGCGGCTATCTGTTCTACTGGGTCGCGATCGGCATCGATCCGTCGCCGCGCAAGCTGCAACCGGTGACGAAGCTCGCGATGGTGTTCGGCTCACTGCCGTTCCATGCCTTCTTCGGTGTCGCGCTGATGAGCATGGGCGCCGTGATGGGCGAGTGGTACTACCGATCGCTCGGACTCGGCTGGAACGCCGACCTGGTGGGAGACCAGCAGCTCGGCGGCAGCATCGCCTGGGCTACCGGTGAGATCCCGCTGGTTCTGGTGATGATGGCTCTGCTCATCCAGTGGTCCCGCAGCGACGGGCGCACCGCGCGGCGGGTCGACCGGGCCGCCGACCGCGACGACGATGCGGATCTGGCAGCGCACAACGCGATGTTCGCGGAGCTGGCGCGACGGGACCGTGAAGCGGGCCGCTGA